From one Ktedonobacterales bacterium genomic stretch:
- a CDS encoding HAD family hydrolase: MPIPSLAFLIDVDNTLLDNDKAKDDQAAYLRDLLGEAAASRFWELYEEVRREADVVDYPLTLARFAREFAGQFSGERLFQLSNYYLSFPFRAYLYPEALETLAYLRTLGTTAITSDGDASFQGLKIVRSGISAAVQGRVALYLHKEEHVDEIRALFPAEHYVMIDDKPTLLSAMKSRMGESLTTVHVRQGKYARVMPARGEPPADLSIATIREARQARREQFEGQGASAR; the protein is encoded by the coding sequence ATGCCGATCCCTTCTCTGGCGTTTTTGATTGATGTGGATAATACGTTGCTCGATAACGATAAGGCGAAGGACGATCAGGCGGCGTATTTGCGCGATCTGCTGGGTGAGGCAGCGGCCTCCCGTTTTTGGGAATTATACGAGGAGGTGCGCCGGGAAGCGGATGTGGTTGATTATCCGCTGACGCTGGCGCGCTTTGCGCGTGAGTTTGCGGGGCAGTTTTCTGGTGAGAGGCTGTTCCAGCTTTCCAACTATTATCTGTCGTTTCCGTTTCGCGCGTATCTCTATCCAGAGGCTCTGGAGACGCTGGCGTATCTGCGAACGCTGGGGACGACGGCCATTACCTCGGATGGCGATGCGTCGTTTCAAGGCTTGAAGATTGTGCGAAGCGGTATATCGGCAGCGGTTCAGGGGCGGGTGGCGCTCTATCTGCACAAGGAAGAGCATGTTGATGAGATACGGGCGCTTTTTCCTGCTGAGCATTATGTGATGATTGACGATAAGCCGACCTTGCTCAGCGCGATGAAGTCTCGGATGGGGGAATCGCTTACGACGGTGCATGTGCGCCAGGGCAAATATGCGCGTGTGATGCCTGCGCGTGGCGAGCCGCCAGCAGACTTGTCAATAGCGACGATTCGTGAGGCGCGGCAAGCGCGTCGAGAGCAGTTCGAGGGGCAGGGAGCAAGCGCACGATAA
- a CDS encoding S53 family peptidase, with translation MADNEYPPPSPDTFREFGGAGGWPSPQPPPAGYPTQPPVGPGGGPGYWQPGTMPPPGQGSYPGAPGQTPGFVPNPPPPSKTSPFLIMALGGLALLVILVPLVLYALSRAPAPTTRTPQATATPGGTTPAPTGTPSSSGSAFKPDGTAPTTRQCNTVVVIPCYSPQEMQQAFSLNALYAQGYDGKGQTIVIIAAGNTDHVEKDLQAFDKAWGLPDPPSFKIVQPFGPPTPYKCSDFNDLDGLQIETALDVEWSHAMAPGASIVVVVGPNKELKYFPVPKNAPSCGLYDLEDPVAYALDKKLGNIISISYGGSELGTRTDTAVDKTNEQKEYDAAHEIFKRAASMGVTVMASSGDNGATNPNDYVNHNLFWDKPNVSWPASDPYVLAIGGTSLTIQDENGVYGSETTWNNNGGSTGGGLSALYGEPAYQKNVPDQGMFQGKRGLPDLAFPADVNYLLYETSDFGTIDVSKWPHWNLIGGTSASSPCWAGLIAIADQMSAQAGGGPLGYIQPGLYSLKGQAFHDITKGNNNFQRVAGYAAVTGYDLVTGWGTPIADQLLPALIQAVQTVGNTP, from the coding sequence ATGGCAGATAACGAGTATCCTCCCCCCTCACCCGATACGTTTCGTGAGTTTGGCGGCGCAGGGGGGTGGCCTTCACCACAGCCGCCACCGGCTGGCTACCCAACGCAGCCTCCAGTGGGGCCAGGCGGCGGGCCAGGATATTGGCAGCCAGGAACTATGCCGCCCCCTGGGCAGGGCAGCTATCCAGGCGCGCCAGGGCAGACGCCAGGCTTTGTTCCCAACCCGCCGCCACCCAGCAAGACTTCACCCTTTTTGATTATGGCGCTTGGTGGGCTGGCTTTGCTGGTCATTCTGGTTCCGCTGGTGCTGTATGCGCTGTCACGCGCGCCTGCCCCAACGACCAGAACTCCCCAGGCTACGGCGACACCAGGAGGGACCACACCTGCGCCGACGGGGACACCATCCTCATCAGGGTCGGCATTCAAGCCAGACGGTACCGCTCCAACGACCAGGCAGTGTAATACCGTCGTGGTGATTCCCTGCTATAGCCCACAAGAGATGCAGCAAGCCTTTAGCTTGAATGCGCTTTATGCGCAAGGCTATGATGGCAAGGGCCAGACGATTGTGATTATTGCGGCGGGGAATACGGATCATGTCGAAAAGGACTTGCAGGCGTTTGACAAAGCCTGGGGCTTGCCTGATCCGCCTAGCTTTAAGATTGTTCAACCGTTTGGGCCGCCTACCCCATACAAGTGCTCTGATTTTAATGACTTGGATGGCTTGCAGATTGAAACTGCGCTGGATGTGGAATGGAGCCATGCTATGGCTCCTGGCGCGAGTATTGTGGTGGTGGTTGGGCCAAACAAAGAACTGAAGTATTTCCCGGTACCCAAGAATGCGCCGTCATGCGGCCTGTATGATCTGGAAGACCCTGTTGCTTATGCGCTGGATAAGAAGCTGGGGAATATTATTTCCATCAGTTATGGCGGCAGCGAGTTGGGTACTCGTACCGATACGGCGGTTGACAAGACGAACGAGCAGAAGGAGTACGACGCGGCGCACGAGATTTTCAAGCGAGCGGCGAGCATGGGGGTTACGGTGATGGCGTCGTCTGGAGACAATGGGGCGACGAACCCAAATGATTACGTGAATCATAATCTGTTTTGGGACAAGCCGAACGTCTCCTGGCCGGCTTCTGATCCCTATGTGCTGGCGATTGGTGGCACATCGCTGACTATTCAAGATGAGAACGGGGTGTATGGGAGCGAGACCACCTGGAATAATAATGGCGGCTCGACAGGTGGTGGATTGAGCGCGCTGTATGGCGAGCCAGCGTATCAGAAGAATGTGCCAGATCAAGGGATGTTCCAGGGGAAACGGGGTCTTCCTGATCTGGCCTTCCCGGCAGATGTGAATTACCTGCTCTATGAAACGTCTGATTTTGGAACCATTGATGTATCCAAGTGGCCGCACTGGAACCTGATTGGTGGTACGAGCGCGAGTTCACCATGCTGGGCGGGGTTGATTGCGATTGCGGATCAGATGAGTGCTCAGGCGGGCGGCGGGCCTCTTGGGTATATCCAGCCAGGGCTGTACAGCTTGAAGGGCCAGGCTTTCCATGATATTACAAAGGGCAATAACAATTTTCAGCGCGTCGCGGGCTATGCGGCGGTGACTGGCTACGATCTGGTGACGGGTTGGGGTACGCCGATTGCAGATCAACTGTTGCCCGCGTTGATTCAAGCGGTGCAAACGGTTGGTAATACGCCTTAG